The Paenibacillus sp. MBLB1832 genome has a window encoding:
- a CDS encoding polymer-forming cytoskeletal protein, producing the protein MNTDIKRTLMISGMGSTHGGNFHAVKLEGLGRIESDITCTYFIVNGRAEVNGNVTAASADIKGTATIQGQMKARRAQIHGRVKIEGSYSGEQLEINGAITITGACEVEKLNANGRLHIGTLNADAVIITLHGHCEIGEIGGERIQIRRQPGLNLSRWLKILPVAIGNYLNAHTIEGDHIYLEYTTADIVRGADVTIGPGCEIGLIEYTGKLQQDKGSKIKHSEKL; encoded by the coding sequence GTGAACACAGACATCAAGCGCACGTTGATGATTTCAGGGATGGGCTCCACACATGGCGGGAATTTTCATGCTGTCAAATTGGAGGGGCTCGGTCGCATTGAGAGCGACATTACATGTACGTATTTCATCGTCAATGGCAGGGCTGAAGTGAATGGCAATGTAACCGCGGCGAGTGCGGATATCAAGGGAACAGCTACGATTCAAGGACAAATGAAAGCGAGACGGGCTCAGATTCATGGACGGGTCAAAATAGAGGGAAGTTATTCAGGTGAACAGCTTGAAATAAACGGTGCTATCACAATCACGGGGGCTTGTGAAGTGGAGAAATTGAATGCCAATGGCAGGCTTCATATCGGAACCTTGAATGCAGACGCTGTCATCATTACGCTGCATGGACATTGCGAGATTGGGGAAATTGGTGGAGAACGGATCCAAATCCGCAGGCAACCTGGCCTTAATCTCTCGCGTTGGTTGAAGATCCTTCCCGTGGCGATAGGCAATTATTTAAACGCTCATACGATTGAAGGCGACCATATTTATCTAGAGTATACAACTGCGGATATCGTAAGGGGTGCGGATGTGACGATCGGGCCTGGATGTGAAATCGGGTTAATTGAGTATACAGGCAAGCTTCAACAAGATAAGGGTTCAAAAATTAAGCACAGTGAAAAATTGTAG
- a CDS encoding YhbD family protein encodes MEEDLISKKELLELTGISYGQLYRWKRKNLVPEEWFIRKSAFTGQETFFPKASMLARIDRIKNMKDDLSLDELADVFSIIPSDLKMDSTELVKRNIVSLQTIEYASPTFGLATVFNFEQTLFLYLLEDCLQSGEMSIDEGKKLIQTLVEQYAKFEGKPCDLIFIRKMGVTLFLLLTSGAEFFVEPGVKVVLNIPIAKKIEELKLILTSS; translated from the coding sequence GTGGAAGAAGATTTGATTTCCAAGAAAGAGTTACTTGAATTAACGGGTATATCTTATGGTCAATTATATCGCTGGAAGCGTAAAAACTTAGTCCCCGAGGAATGGTTCATCCGTAAGTCGGCTTTTACAGGGCAGGAAACGTTCTTTCCGAAGGCCTCCATGTTAGCGCGCATTGATCGCATAAAGAATATGAAAGATGATTTGTCGTTGGATGAATTAGCGGATGTTTTTTCGATCATTCCGAGCGACCTCAAAATGGATAGTACTGAACTAGTGAAACGAAACATTGTTTCCTTGCAAACAATTGAATATGCGTCTCCAACTTTTGGACTCGCAACGGTATTTAACTTCGAACAAACCTTGTTTCTGTACCTGTTGGAGGATTGCTTGCAGTCCGGGGAGATGAGCATAGACGAAGGGAAGAAGCTGATTCAGACGTTGGTAGAGCAATATGCCAAGTTCGAGGGTAAGCCGTGTGATTTGATTTTTATCCGTAAAATGGGCGTGACCTTGTTCCTCTTACTAACATCGGGAGCTGAATTTTTCGTCGAGCCAGGTGTGAAGGTTGTGCTGAACATCCCAATTGCTAAGAAAATAGAAGAATTGAAGTTGATACTGACATCGAGTTAA
- the nrdF gene encoding class 1b ribonucleoside-diphosphate reductase subunit beta — MTSATAPTINKPIVRKAVNWNRPDDDFTITFWNQNIMQFWTDEEIPLSDDKMSWITLSPQERELYMKVLGGLTLLDTMQGGVGMPKILEHVDGLQRKAVLSFMGMMEQIHAKSYSSIFTTLSTTEEINQLFQWVEKNPHLQFKATKISHYYENINTTKDLYLAMAASVLLESYLFYSGFYYPLYLAGQGKMTSSGEIIDLILRDESIHGLYIGVLAQEVYAELHPTEQDEAYETLCALLKELHANEEGYTDSLYGPIGLADDVKAFLRYNANKAFMNLGVEPMFPEEEINPIVLNGLSTKTKQHDFFSKKGNGYVRTIHVEALSDDDFKFE, encoded by the coding sequence ATGACAAGTGCAACGGCACCAACCATCAATAAACCGATCGTTCGCAAAGCGGTGAACTGGAACCGGCCGGATGACGATTTTACGATAACGTTCTGGAATCAAAATATTATGCAATTCTGGACGGATGAAGAGATTCCGCTGTCCGATGATAAAATGTCCTGGATTACATTAAGCCCGCAAGAGCGCGAACTATATATGAAGGTGCTTGGCGGTTTGACGCTGCTGGATACGATGCAAGGCGGCGTTGGCATGCCGAAAATTTTGGAGCATGTGGACGGACTGCAGCGCAAAGCTGTGCTCAGCTTCATGGGGATGATGGAACAGATTCACGCCAAATCCTACAGCTCAATCTTCACGACGTTGTCAACAACGGAAGAGATTAACCAGTTGTTTCAATGGGTAGAGAAGAACCCGCATCTGCAATTTAAAGCGACGAAAATTTCGCATTACTATGAAAATATTAATACGACCAAAGATCTGTATCTGGCGATGGCCGCTTCGGTATTGCTAGAAAGCTATCTGTTCTATAGCGGTTTTTATTATCCGTTGTATCTTGCTGGGCAAGGTAAAATGACGAGCAGCGGCGAAATCATCGACTTGATTCTGCGCGACGAGAGCATTCACGGTTTGTACATCGGTGTGTTAGCCCAAGAAGTCTACGCGGAGCTTCATCCGACGGAGCAAGACGAAGCGTATGAGACGCTGTGTGCGTTGCTGAAGGAGCTTCATGCGAACGAGGAAGGCTACACAGACAGCCTGTACGGACCGATTGGACTCGCAGACGACGTCAAAGCTTTCTTGCGTTACAACGCGAATAAAGCGTTTATGAATTTAGGCGTTGAGCCGATGTTCCCAGAAGAGGAAATCAACCCGATCGTGTTGAACGGGCTCAGCACGAAGACGAAGCAGCATGACTTTTTCTCCAAAAAAGGAAACGGTTATGTGCGAACGATTCACGTTGAAGCGTTATCGGATGATGATTTTAAGTTTGAATAG
- the nrdE gene encoding class 1b ribonucleoside-diphosphate reductase subunit alpha has translation MRHIELNNELMQRGTDGFFQLEKDKEAVEVFMKEVHSKSLTFPDTSSKVRYMIENNFYENVYEKYTEDEVNSVYQVAHDNQFEFASYMAASKFYTDYALRSDDKTLYLEHFPDRVAIVALYLGRGNAETARTLALSMMEQRLQPATPTFLNAGKSRRGEMVSCFLLEMDDSLNSINYVLATCMQLSKIGGGVAVNLSKLRGRGESIKGVERAAKGIMPVLKLMEDAFSYADQMGQRKGSGAAYYNIFGWDVMEFLDSKKINADEKSRLKTLSIGLIVPNKFYKLAEENKPLHIFAPYTVLQAYGKHMDDMDLDEMYDELLANPKVRKKVVMSARDMLTKIATTQLESGYPYMMNRTNANKDHALKGIGTIKMSNLCTEIFQLQETSVITDYGQEDTILRDISCNLASMNIANVMDRKKLRETVHEGMIALTSVSDMTTVSNAPGVAKANRELHSVGLGVMNLHGYLSKNKIAYESPEAKDFVRTFFAAMNFYSIEKSMEIAKESHQTFEGFEQSEYANGNFFNRYIETDYRPLTDKVKALFEGMSIPTPSDWKALQADVQKHGLYHAYRLAVAPTQSISYIQNATSSVMPIVEPIETRTYANSTTYYPMPFMARDNFFYYKSAYQMDQFKILDLIAEIQTHVDQGISTILHVNSDVSTRQLARLYLYAAHKGLKSLYYTRTNQLSVEECVSCSV, from the coding sequence TTGCGGCACATTGAGCTTAATAATGAATTAATGCAGCGCGGTACGGATGGTTTTTTTCAATTAGAGAAGGATAAAGAAGCTGTTGAAGTCTTCATGAAGGAAGTCCACAGTAAGAGCCTCACTTTCCCCGATACCTCTTCGAAGGTTCGCTATATGATCGAGAATAACTTCTACGAGAACGTGTATGAGAAATACACAGAAGATGAAGTTAACAGTGTGTACCAAGTGGCCCACGACAATCAATTCGAATTCGCATCCTATATGGCAGCATCGAAATTTTATACAGATTACGCTTTGCGCAGTGATGATAAGACGTTATACCTCGAGCATTTCCCAGATCGCGTGGCGATCGTTGCATTATATCTAGGACGCGGCAACGCGGAAACAGCGCGTACGTTAGCTCTCTCCATGATGGAGCAGCGTTTGCAGCCAGCGACACCGACCTTCCTTAATGCAGGCAAAAGCCGACGCGGTGAGATGGTCTCCTGCTTCTTGCTGGAGATGGACGACTCGTTGAATTCCATCAACTATGTCTTGGCGACGTGCATGCAGCTTTCCAAAATTGGCGGCGGCGTAGCCGTGAACTTATCCAAGCTTCGCGGACGCGGGGAATCGATCAAAGGCGTGGAGCGCGCAGCGAAAGGCATTATGCCTGTTCTGAAGCTGATGGAGGATGCGTTCTCCTATGCGGATCAAATGGGTCAACGCAAAGGCTCAGGCGCGGCGTATTACAACATTTTCGGCTGGGACGTTATGGAGTTCCTAGACAGCAAAAAAATCAACGCGGATGAGAAATCCCGTTTGAAAACTCTTTCCATCGGGCTGATTGTTCCGAATAAGTTTTATAAGTTAGCAGAGGAGAACAAGCCTCTACATATTTTTGCGCCATATACGGTGCTTCAAGCTTACGGCAAGCATATGGATGATATGGATCTGGATGAGATGTATGATGAGCTTCTTGCGAATCCTAAAGTGAGAAAGAAAGTCGTCATGAGCGCACGCGACATGCTTACCAAAATTGCGACAACACAGCTGGAATCTGGCTACCCATATATGATGAACCGCACGAATGCGAATAAGGATCATGCCCTGAAAGGGATTGGCACCATTAAGATGTCCAACCTCTGTACGGAAATTTTCCAATTACAGGAAACTTCAGTAATTACGGATTACGGCCAAGAAGATACGATTTTGCGCGATATTAGCTGTAACCTGGCTTCGATGAACATTGCGAATGTGATGGATCGTAAAAAGCTGCGCGAAACCGTGCACGAGGGCATGATTGCCTTAACGTCTGTAAGCGATATGACGACGGTTTCCAATGCGCCTGGTGTGGCGAAAGCGAACCGTGAGCTGCACTCCGTTGGTCTTGGGGTGATGAACTTGCATGGCTACCTGTCCAAGAACAAAATCGCTTATGAAAGCCCAGAAGCGAAAGATTTCGTTCGCACTTTCTTTGCGGCAATGAACTTCTATTCGATTGAAAAAAGTATGGAGATTGCCAAGGAATCCCATCAAACGTTCGAGGGCTTCGAGCAATCGGAGTACGCGAATGGCAACTTCTTTAACCGCTATATCGAAACGGATTACCGTCCGTTGACCGATAAGGTCAAAGCGTTATTCGAAGGTATGTCGATTCCGACGCCAAGCGACTGGAAAGCGTTGCAAGCTGACGTGCAGAAGCACGGTCTATACCATGCGTACCGTTTGGCCGTAGCCCCAACACAGAGCATTTCGTATATTCAAAATGCGACGTCCAGCGTGATGCCGATCGTAGAACCGATCGAGACTCGCACGTATGCGAACTCGACGACGTACTATCCGATGCCGTTCATGGCGCGCGATAATTTCTTCTACTACAAATCCGCGTACCAGATGGATCAGTTCAAGATTCTAGACCTGATTGCGGAGATTCAGACGCACGTGGATCAAGGGATTTCGACCATTTTGCACGTGAATAGTGATGTTTCAACGAGACAACTTGCTAGATTATACCTCTATGCAGCACACAAAGGACTTAAATCGCTCTACTACACACGCACCAATCAGCTATCCGTTGAGGAATGTGTAAGCTGCTCGGTATAA
- the serC gene encoding 3-phosphoserine/phosphohydroxythreonine transaminase yields the protein MGNRAYNFNAGPAALPLEVLQRAQEEFVDFKGIGMSIMEISHRSAEYEQVHNETQALLKRIFGIPDGYQILFLTGGASSQFAMIPMNFLKPGKVGSYVLTGAWAEKAVQEAALFGEVSLAASSKEQKFMKIPALSEINVDPNSAYLHVTSNETIEGAQFQSFPETGNIPLIADMSSDILSRPIDVSKFSMIYAGAQKNLGPSGVTVAIIKDDMLVDLPKKIPTMLQYGTHSKNNSLYNTPPAYSIYMVNLVLKWIEEQGGLTVIEKNNVEKSGLIYSAIDGSNGFYRGPVDAASRSMMNITFRLQDEELEKKFIKETEQNGFVGLKGHRSVGGLRASTYNAVPYASCKALADFMKDFQQRNS from the coding sequence ATGGGAAACAGGGCCTATAACTTTAACGCAGGGCCTGCGGCTTTACCTCTCGAAGTCCTTCAGAGAGCGCAAGAGGAGTTTGTTGATTTCAAAGGTATCGGCATGTCCATCATGGAAATTTCTCACCGCAGCGCGGAATATGAGCAAGTCCATAATGAAACGCAAGCGCTATTGAAGCGGATTTTTGGGATTCCAGATGGCTACCAAATTCTGTTCTTAACAGGCGGAGCAAGCTCTCAGTTTGCTATGATTCCTATGAATTTCTTGAAGCCAGGCAAAGTGGGCAGCTATGTGCTGACAGGCGCATGGGCAGAGAAAGCAGTACAAGAGGCAGCGTTGTTCGGTGAAGTGTCGCTCGCGGCAAGCTCGAAAGAACAGAAGTTTATGAAGATCCCTGCTCTCAGCGAAATCAATGTGGATCCGAATTCAGCTTACCTGCATGTGACTTCCAATGAAACGATCGAAGGCGCACAGTTCCAAAGCTTCCCTGAGACAGGCAATATCCCGTTGATCGCGGATATGTCGAGTGATATTCTTAGCCGTCCGATCGATGTGTCGAAATTCAGCATGATCTATGCGGGCGCTCAGAAGAACCTTGGACCATCCGGTGTGACCGTTGCGATTATCAAAGACGACATGCTCGTGGATTTGCCAAAAAAGATCCCAACTATGCTGCAATATGGCACACACAGCAAAAACAATTCCTTATATAACACGCCGCCTGCGTATTCGATCTATATGGTGAATCTTGTTCTGAAATGGATTGAGGAGCAAGGCGGATTAACGGTGATTGAGAAAAATAATGTAGAAAAATCAGGACTTATTTATTCAGCAATCGATGGAAGCAATGGTTTCTACCGTGGCCCTGTGGATGCGGCAAGCCGTTCCATGATGAATATCACATTCCGTCTGCAAGATGAAGAGTTGGAGAAGAAATTCATCAAAGAAACGGAACAGAACGGATTCGTTGGGCTGAAAGGTCACCGCAGCGTAGGCGGTCTTCGTGCATCTACGTACAATGCAGTACCTTACGCATCATGTAAAGCACTTGCTGATTTCATGAAGGATTTCCAACAACGCAACAGTTAA
- a CDS encoding mismatch-specific DNA-glycosylase has translation MLAAISDHVRKNLQILFVGYNPSIRSGETGHHYANPNNRFYRILYQAGITPRLYKPQEDGDMLDIGYGFTNIVARPSLTAAEITAEEYREGRILLKQKIEYYRPKLVCFVGKGVYEQYSGRRGMAWGVQPHPMVQGVVDYVCPSSSGLVRMKLEDMVAIYRGILPSLV, from the coding sequence ATGTTAGCGGCGATCTCGGATCATGTGCGTAAAAATTTGCAAATCCTCTTCGTTGGGTATAATCCCAGTATCCGATCTGGTGAAACAGGCCATCATTACGCGAATCCTAACAATCGCTTCTATCGGATTCTTTATCAAGCTGGTATTACACCGCGCCTATACAAGCCTCAAGAAGATGGCGATATGCTGGATATCGGCTATGGGTTTACGAATATCGTGGCGCGCCCCTCGCTCACAGCAGCAGAAATTACGGCAGAGGAATATCGCGAAGGTCGAATTCTGTTGAAACAGAAGATCGAATACTATCGCCCCAAGCTTGTATGTTTCGTAGGAAAGGGCGTCTACGAGCAATATAGCGGCCGAAGAGGTATGGCTTGGGGAGTTCAACCCCATCCGATGGTACAAGGTGTCGTGGATTATGTGTGTCCATCTTCCAGTGGACTGGTTCGGATGAAGCTGGAGGACATGGTTGCAATTTACAGAGGGATTCTACCTAGTCTCGTATAA
- a CDS encoding DUF1501 domain-containing protein, with amino-acid sequence MKLTRRDFLIKGTTLFATLGLGGALFTETGKKLFHVSSSSEFDEPVLVVVQLNGGNDGINTLIPYGQGIYYDSRPTLAYQQKDVHAINNEVGLHPRLAGLAALYKLGKMAIIQGVGYPEPNHSHFRSMEIWQTAEPAKLSRSGWLARYVQSSLKGNTNPLKAIQIGSAGSKAFASDTLSFPVIQSLDTYHVFDPQTAALDKNRISKAFLDMYGANSMDQLRVVAARGTDAYKSVEAIQALTTAYTNKVTYPNTNFAKDLQVIPKLLAGKSGTRLFQVQAGGFDDHADEKLQHERTLTQVDEGLTAFYNDLEVQGLQDRVVVMVFSEFGRRVKENGNGGTDHGTAAPMFVLGGKVKGGLYGAYPSLSNLNNGDLKYEVDFRSVYSTIVESWLHGDVSAVLGKSYENLKFIKGKRCSMSC; translated from the coding sequence GTGAAGCTGACGAGAAGAGATTTTCTAATCAAAGGGACGACATTGTTCGCGACCTTGGGATTGGGCGGAGCCCTTTTTACAGAAACGGGTAAAAAATTATTCCATGTAAGCTCGTCATCGGAGTTTGATGAACCTGTGTTGGTCGTCGTGCAATTAAATGGCGGCAATGACGGCATCAACACACTGATCCCCTATGGGCAAGGCATCTACTACGATTCGCGGCCAACACTTGCCTACCAGCAGAAAGATGTTCACGCCATTAACAACGAAGTTGGCTTGCATCCTCGTCTTGCGGGCTTGGCAGCCTTATATAAATTAGGTAAAATGGCGATCATCCAAGGCGTCGGCTATCCAGAGCCGAATCATTCTCATTTCCGATCCATGGAAATTTGGCAAACGGCGGAGCCGGCGAAACTAAGCCGAAGCGGGTGGCTGGCGCGATATGTCCAATCTTCCCTTAAAGGCAACACCAATCCGTTAAAAGCCATTCAAATCGGCAGCGCGGGAAGTAAAGCTTTTGCCTCGGATACGTTGAGTTTTCCCGTGATTCAATCCCTCGACACTTATCATGTCTTTGATCCCCAAACAGCTGCGCTAGACAAAAATAGAATCTCCAAAGCCTTCCTAGATATGTACGGCGCCAATTCAATGGATCAACTTCGGGTCGTAGCTGCGCGCGGGACCGATGCTTACAAGAGTGTTGAAGCGATCCAAGCGTTAACAACAGCATATACGAATAAGGTTACGTATCCGAACACGAACTTTGCGAAAGACTTGCAAGTCATTCCGAAACTGCTCGCAGGGAAATCAGGTACGCGATTGTTCCAGGTACAAGCAGGCGGATTTGATGACCATGCCGATGAGAAGTTGCAGCACGAGCGCACGCTGACACAAGTGGATGAAGGCTTGACAGCTTTCTACAATGATTTGGAAGTCCAAGGCTTGCAAGACCGCGTTGTTGTCATGGTGTTCTCGGAGTTCGGACGACGTGTCAAAGAGAACGGCAATGGGGGAACGGACCACGGTACGGCTGCCCCGATGTTTGTACTTGGCGGAAAAGTGAAAGGCGGCCTGTATGGCGCTTATCCGAGTCTGAGCAACTTGAATAATGGGGACCTCAAGTATGAAGTTGATTTTCGATCCGTATATAGTACGATTGTGGAATCCTGGCTGCATGGGGACGTGTCGGCCGTGTTAGGCAAATCTTATGAGAATTTGAAATTTATAAAAGGAAAGCGGTGTAGTATGTCATGTTAG
- a CDS encoding DUF1800 domain-containing protein → MGVQWTNKEVVHLLLRAGFGATQEEIAVCTALGRVETVRRLVAGESLLAKAPDLLPFDQFQADGKKAMDPEQIVDQQTYWLYRMVHSPTPLIEKMTLFWHGHFATANYKVKDTALMVAQNDLLRKFALGSFKQLLIEIGKDPAMMIWLDVNQNKKGKPNENYAREVMELFTLGIGHYTETDVKESARAFTGWTYNKNEGKVAYNAKQHDNDQKTVLGESGKLDSDDVIDILFHQKALPIFLAEKLLQFFVTDTPSQSWIGTIADLIVQKQTIGEVLKELFLSDEFYAETYRMALIKTPAEYVAGILKCCGVSVARGHAQAMRKMGQELFNPPDVAGWRGGSAWLTSNCLLARYQFAEGVAKQMNAQTLASAAYTPEAKDAAADWPKLWADRMGVSTLSAQTLHSLSAYADDTIVHQGQAKQRNAGLRGLLQLVLISPESQMK, encoded by the coding sequence ATGGGAGTCCAATGGACGAATAAAGAAGTTGTTCATCTATTGCTTCGAGCTGGGTTTGGTGCGACCCAGGAGGAAATTGCGGTTTGCACGGCACTGGGACGAGTGGAAACGGTGAGGCGACTTGTCGCGGGCGAGAGCTTACTTGCAAAAGCACCTGATCTGTTGCCCTTCGATCAATTCCAAGCGGATGGCAAGAAAGCGATGGACCCTGAACAGATCGTCGACCAGCAGACGTATTGGTTGTACCGTATGGTTCATTCGCCAACTCCGCTGATCGAGAAGATGACGTTGTTTTGGCATGGACATTTCGCAACGGCGAACTACAAAGTGAAGGACACCGCGCTCATGGTCGCACAGAATGATCTTCTTCGCAAATTTGCGCTAGGTAGCTTTAAGCAGCTTCTTATCGAAATCGGGAAAGATCCAGCCATGATGATTTGGCTCGATGTTAATCAGAATAAGAAGGGGAAGCCGAACGAGAATTATGCGCGCGAAGTAATGGAGCTCTTCACGCTAGGGATTGGACATTATACGGAAACCGATGTGAAGGAGTCGGCGAGAGCTTTCACAGGCTGGACTTACAATAAGAATGAAGGCAAAGTCGCTTATAATGCCAAGCAGCATGACAATGACCAGAAGACGGTGTTGGGAGAAAGCGGGAAGCTGGATTCGGACGATGTCATCGACATCTTGTTTCATCAGAAAGCATTGCCGATCTTTTTGGCAGAGAAGCTATTGCAGTTTTTTGTGACGGATACCCCGTCCCAAAGTTGGATCGGAACGATCGCTGACCTCATCGTGCAGAAGCAAACGATAGGCGAAGTTCTCAAGGAGCTTTTCCTGTCGGATGAGTTCTATGCAGAGACCTATCGGATGGCACTGATTAAAACGCCTGCAGAATATGTTGCAGGTATTCTTAAGTGCTGCGGCGTCTCGGTCGCGAGAGGGCATGCACAGGCCATGCGGAAGATGGGGCAGGAGTTATTCAACCCGCCTGACGTAGCTGGCTGGAGAGGCGGCTCCGCTTGGCTGACATCGAACTGCTTGCTCGCTCGTTATCAATTCGCCGAAGGGGTCGCGAAGCAAATGAATGCGCAGACGTTGGCTTCGGCTGCTTACACGCCCGAGGCCAAGGACGCGGCAGCGGATTGGCCAAAGCTTTGGGCTGACCGAATGGGTGTCTCAACGCTATCGGCGCAAACGTTACATAGTCTAAGTGCCTATGCGGACGACACGATTGTCCATCAGGGGCAAGCGAAGCAGCGTAATGCGGGCTTGCGCGGTCTACTGCAGCTTGTGCTGATAAGTCCTGAATCACAAATGAAATAG
- a CDS encoding NADPH-dependent FMN reductase translates to MKITIIAGSNHGAATSTRLSQYIGHLASLEGHEVTLIDLYRSPLPFYTPEDRDNGHEGLVSFKQAMLAADGIVLATPEYHSGISGVLKNALDHVGQDHFKHKAVLSVSSSGGAVAVSSLTQLQTIVRNLHGINCPEWISIGGDQRKSFQGDSTFEHIQPDVDTRVRRAVRTFLTLAAQVRT, encoded by the coding sequence ATGAAGATCACGATTATTGCTGGAAGCAACCACGGAGCAGCCACAAGCACACGGCTATCACAATATATCGGGCACCTAGCTTCTTTAGAGGGACACGAAGTAACCCTGATTGATCTCTATCGGTCACCGCTTCCGTTTTACACACCAGAGGATCGCGACAATGGGCATGAAGGACTTGTATCATTTAAACAAGCGATGCTGGCCGCCGATGGCATTGTGCTTGCGACTCCTGAATATCACAGCGGCATTTCGGGTGTTCTGAAGAATGCGCTGGATCATGTCGGGCAGGATCATTTTAAACATAAAGCGGTGCTGTCCGTTAGCTCATCCGGTGGTGCGGTTGCCGTCAGCTCGTTGACACAGCTGCAGACGATCGTTCGTAATCTGCACGGCATCAACTGCCCAGAGTGGATTTCCATTGGCGGCGATCAGCGGAAGAGCTTCCAAGGCGATTCAACCTTTGAACATATTCAGCCTGATGTGGATACACGTGTACGCCGTGCTGTTCGTACTTTCCTTACGTTAGCTGCGCAAGTGAGAACATAA
- the glnA gene encoding type I glutamate--ammonia ligase codes for MSVQNVLNLIKEKNIEWVDFRFVGLSGKAQHISLPATEVDEETFVNGVAFDGSSIPGFRGIEQSDMVMMPDTETAYVDPFTAHPTLVIMSNIHTPDGDRYDRDPRSIAQKAEEYLQTTGVGTTAFFAPESEFFIFDDVRFENGMNKSYFEVDSEEAGWNTGRKEEGGNLGYKVPVKGGYVPVAPMDSQQDIRSEMCNKLADAGLRIERHHHEVATAGQAEINFRFDTLTKTADNLLKYKYIVANTAREYGKVATFMPKPLFGDNGSGMHVHMSIFNEGNPLFYEKGAYANLSELAINYIGGILYHAPALIAITNPSTNSFKRLVPGYEAPVNLVFSKGNRSAAVRIPIAAVTPKGCRIEFRTPDSTANPYLAFAAMLMAGLDGIKKKIDPRALGYGPFDTNIYEMSDAEKAEIRSVPGTLDEALDALAADSDFLTEGGVFTQDFIDNYIELKRGEAKQVAIRIHPHEYNLYFDC; via the coding sequence ATGTCAGTTCAAAACGTGTTGAACCTAATTAAGGAAAAAAATATTGAGTGGGTAGATTTTCGTTTCGTAGGTCTCTCCGGTAAAGCGCAACATATTTCTTTGCCTGCTACAGAAGTAGATGAAGAAACATTCGTGAATGGCGTAGCTTTTGACGGTTCATCGATCCCTGGATTCCGTGGTATTGAACAATCTGACATGGTAATGATGCCAGATACGGAAACAGCTTATGTTGATCCTTTCACAGCACACCCAACTTTGGTAATTATGAGCAATATCCATACACCTGATGGCGATCGTTATGACCGTGATCCACGCAGCATCGCTCAAAAGGCTGAAGAATATTTGCAAACAACTGGTGTGGGTACAACAGCATTCTTCGCACCTGAATCCGAATTCTTCATCTTTGATGATGTTCGTTTCGAAAACGGCATGAACAAATCCTACTTCGAAGTTGATTCCGAAGAAGCAGGTTGGAACACTGGCCGTAAAGAAGAAGGCGGTAACCTTGGTTATAAAGTTCCAGTTAAAGGTGGTTACGTTCCAGTAGCACCTATGGATTCCCAACAAGATATCCGTTCCGAAATGTGTAATAAACTTGCTGATGCAGGTCTTCGCATTGAGCGTCATCACCACGAAGTAGCGACAGCTGGTCAAGCTGAAATCAACTTCCGTTTTGACACTTTGACAAAAACAGCAGATAACCTTCTTAAATACAAATATATCGTTGCTAACACTGCAAGAGAATATGGTAAAGTAGCTACATTCATGCCGAAACCACTATTTGGTGATAACGGTAGCGGAATGCACGTTCATATGTCCATTTTCAACGAAGGCAACCCTTTGTTCTACGAAAAAGGCGCATACGCGAACCTAAGCGAACTTGCTATTAACTATATCGGTGGTATCCTGTATCACGCTCCAGCGTTGATCGCGATCACGAACCCAAGTACAAACTCCTTCAAACGTCTAGTTCCTGGTTACGAAGCTCCGGTAAACCTTGTATTCTCCAAAGGTAACCGTTCCGCAGCAGTTCGTATTCCAATCGCAGCTGTGACACCTAAAGGTTGTCGTATTGAGTTCCGTACACCTGACAGCACAGCTAACCCATACCTTGCTTTCGCGGCAATGTTGATGGCTGGTCTTGACGGTATCAAGAAGAAAATCGATCCACGTGCTCTTGGATACGGTCCTTTCGATACAAACATCTATGAAATGTCTGATGCTGAGAAAGCTGAAATCCGCAGCGTTCCTGGTACATTGGATGAGGCTTTAGATGCACTTGCAGCTGATTCCGACTTCTTGACTGAGGGCGGCGTATTCACACAAGACTTCATCGATAACTACATCGAGTTGAAACGTGGCGAAGCGAAACAAGTTGCGATCCGTATTCACCCACACGAGTACAACCTTTACTTCGATTGCTAA